A window from Kwoniella newhampshirensis strain CBS 13917 chromosome 3, whole genome shotgun sequence encodes these proteins:
- a CDS encoding V-type ATPase, C subunit gives MSELCPPWAPFFGFAGVSSAMIFSTIGAAYGTSKAGIGIAGLGTFRPDLIMKSLIPVVMSGSTFNLHPRSFLLRSQTHRFALPVIAVYGLVVSVLIAGNISPTEPYSLFAGFVHLAAGLACGFTGLAAGYAIGIVGDACVRAYLYESRVFVTMVLILIFAEVIGLYGLIVALILNTAVGEAVCGA, from the exons ATGTCAGAGCTGTGCCCACCATGGGCGCCTTTCTTCGG CTTCGCAGGTGTCTCAAGCGCT ATGATTTTCTCGACAATCGGAGCTGCTTATGGGACTTCTAAAGCAGGTATTGGAATAGCAGGTCTCGGTACATTCAG ACCCGATCTCATCATGAAG TCTCTCATCCCCGTTGTC ATGTCCGGTAGTACGTTTAacctccatcctcgctcatTCCTATTGCGTTCACAAACTCACAGGTTTGCATTGCCAGTCATCGCCGTCTACGGCTTAGTCGTATCAGTCCTCATCGCCGGTAACA TATCGCCTACAGAACCGtactccctcttcgccggattcgtccatctcgcaGCTGGTCTAG CTTGTGGCTTTACAGGTCTTGCAGCAGGCTATGCTATCGGAATCGTTGGAGACGCC TGCGTGCGAGCATACTTGTATGAATCAAGAGTATTCGTAACAATggtcctcatcctcatttTCGCCGAAGTCATC GGTCTGTATGGACTCATCGTCGCTCTAATTTTGAATACGGCCGTCGGAGAGGCGGTGTGCGGAGCGTAG
- a CDS encoding T-complex protein 1, eta subunit translates to MQGRLPQMQPTVVLLREGTDTSQGTPQLLSNISACLAVAQTIATTLGPRGMDKLIVDDRGLATISNDGATILKLLDVVHPAARTLVDIARAQDAEVGDGTTSVTLLAAEILKEVKPFIEEGVGPHVIIKGLREARNLAIKRINEIAVTIDKSDPEKFRDLLMQCAATSMSSKLIHSQTPFFANMVVDAVLSLDQKDLDESLIGVKKVPGGGMQDSMLVRGVAFKKTFSYAGFEQQPKSFKDPKILCLNVELELKAEKDNAEVRVNEVSEYQAIVDAEWSIIYRKLEAIVATGAKVVLSKLPIGDLATQYFADRDIFCAGRVTAGDLKRVVQAVGGSIQSTCSDIEPHHLGQCGTFEEQQIGGERFNLFQDCPEAKTCTLILRGGAEQFIAEVERSLHDSIMIVKRAIKNNSVVAGGGACEMEISAFLRGHSRTIMGKQQLIVGAVAKALEIIPRQICDNAGLDATDLLNKLRMRHAQGDVWAGVDVDSESVEDNMKRFVWEPALVKTNALSSAVDAACLILSVDETVRNPQSEAQQAGPPMPRGAAQQALRGRGRGMPRR, encoded by the exons ATGCAGGGCAGACTCCCGCAgatg CAACCGACCGttgtcctccttcgag AGGGAACGGACACGTCGCAAGGAACTCCCCAGCTCCTCTCCAACATCTCAGCATGTCTAGCAGTCGCCCAGACCATCGCGACCACTCTCGGACCAAGAGGGATGGACAagctcatcgtcgatgatcgaggATTGGCGACCATCTCTA ATGACGGTGCGACCATCCTGAAGTTGCTCGATGTCGTGCATCCCGCTGCGAGAACTTTGGTGGACATTGCTCGAGCTCAGGATGCagaggttggagatggtACAACGAGTGTTACCTTACT CGCTGCCGAGATCCTGAAGGAGGTCAAGCCGTTCATTGAGGAGGGTGTCGGACcccatgtcatcatcaagggATTAAGAGAAGCGCGAAACTTG GCCATCAAGCGTATCAACGAGATCGCTGTGACGATAGATAAATCCGACCCTGA GAAATTCCGTGATCTTCTCATGCAATGCGCCGCTACCTCTATGTCCTCCAAActcatccactcacagactcccttcttcgccaacaTGGTCGTTGACGCCGTTCTCTCCCTGGACCAAAAGGACCTTGACGAATCCCTTATCGGTGTCAAGAAGGTTCCCGGTGGTGGTATGCAGGATTCGATGCTCGTCCGGGGTGTTGCATTCAAGAAGACATTCTCGTATGCTGGTTTTGAACAACAACCCAAATCGTTCAAGGACCCCAAGATCCTGTGTCTCAACGTCGAACTGGAATTGAAGGCGGAAAAGGACAATGCGGAAGTGAGAGTCAACGAAGTGTCAGAATACCAAGCGATTGTCGACGCGGAATGGTCTATCATCTATCGAAAACTCGAGGCTATCGTCGCCACTGGTGCCAAGGTGGTTCTTTCCAAATTGCCTATCGGTGATCTCGCTACCCAATATTTCGCCGACCGGGATATCTTCTGTGCCGGACGAGTGACCGCCGGCGATCTCAAGCGTGTCGTCCAAGCTGTCGGTGGATCGATCCAATCCACTTGCTCAGACATCGAGCCTCACCATCTCGGCCAGTGCGGTACCTTCGAAGAGCAACAGATCGGTGGAGAGAGATTCAACTTGTTCCAGGACTGTCCGGAGGCAAAGACCTGTACTCTCATCCTTCGAGGCGGTGCAGAGCAATTTATTgccgaggtggagaggagttTGCACGACTCGATCATGATTGTCAAGAGGGCAATCAAAAACAACAGTGTCGTTGCGGGTGGTGGTGCTTGCGAG ATGGAGATCTCCGCTTTCCTTCGAGGCCACTCTCGTACCATTATGGGCAAACAACAACTTATCGTGGGAGCGGTCGCGAAAGCTCTTGAGATCATTCCTCGTCAGATCTGTGACAACGCGGGTCTCGATGCGACGGACCTGCTCAACAAACTCCGAATGAGACATGCTCAAGGAGACGTTTGGGCCGGTGTGGATGTCGACTCGGAAAGCGTGGAGGACAACATGAAGCGGTTTGTGTGGGAACCCGCATTGGTCAAGACGAATGCTTTGTCAAGTGCGGTCGATGCCGCTTGTCTGATTCTGAGCGTCGATGAGACTGTTCGAAACCCCCAAAGCGAG GCACAACAGGCAGGACCTCCAATGCCTCGGGGAGCGGCTCAACAAGCTTtacgaggacgaggaaggggtatgccgagaagatga
- a CDS encoding vacuolar protein 8: MGGVCSCCGPRRKNSYEPLLLENEREAVADLLQYLENRSTTNFFTGSPLAALTTLSFSDNVDLQRSAALAFAEITEKEVREVGRDTLDPVLYLLTSHDHEVQRAASAALGNLAVNAENKLLIVSLGGLEPLIRQMLSSNVEVQCNAVGCVTNLATHDENKTQIAKSGALIPLTRLARSKDMRVQRNATGALLNMTHSDENRQQLVAAGAIPVLVSLLNSPDTDVQYYCTTALSNIAVDASNRKKLAQTEPKLVQSLVQLMGSQSLKVQCQAALALRNLASDEKYQLEIVKFDGLKPLLRLLHSSFLPLILSAAACVRNVSIHPANESPIIDSGFLQPLIELLSFDENEEVQCHAISTLRNLAASSERNKGAIVEAGAVERIKELVLTVPLGVQSEMTACVAVLALSDDLKPQLLEMGICEVLIPLTNSPSVEVQGNSAAALGNLSSKAAEDYAPFNAVWNKPDGGLHAYLVRFLSSSDITFQHIAVWTIVQLLEAEDEQLTNNIRSSPILISSIRQLAASPPPSRSGNRRDPNDVSQGSDDDFEDDGLTDQEGEGEIATLARRILDLTEDAGHGEGEGSRFTDRGDDERSQQQTQVGSVGSEHAALRASVHRALSGH; encoded by the exons ATGGGTGGTGTATGCAGCTGCT GCGGACCAAGGCGGAAGAACAGTTACGAGCCGCTGTTGCTCGAGAATGAGCGAGAAGCGGTTGCTGATCTCCTGCAATACCTCGAAA ACCGATCAACAACAAACTTCTTCACAGGATCCCCTCTCGCAGCGTTGACAACCCTTTCATTCTCCGACAATGTTGATCTTCAACGGTCAGCAGCTTTAGCGTTCGCGGAGATCACAGAAAAAGAGGTTCGAGAAGTGGGCAGAGACACTTTGGACCCCGTCTTATATCTTCTCACGAGTCACGATCATGAGGTCCAACGAGCGGCTAGTGCGGCTCTTGGAAACTTGGCTGTAAATG CGGAGAACAAACTCCTTATCGTGTCTCTTGGTGGATTGGAACCTCTCATACGCCAAATGTTGAGTTCCAATGTGGAGGTTCAATGCAATGCAGTCGGTTGTGTGACTAACCTCGCCACGcatg ACGAAAACAAGACCCAGATCGCCAAGTCCGGAGCACTCATCCCGTTGACTCGACTAGCGCGATCAAAAGACATGAGGGTGCAGAGGAATGCAACAGGGGCTTTGCTGAACATGACTCACTCAG ACGAGAACCGACAGCAACTCGTTGCAGCTGGAGCTATCCCGGTCTTGGTCAGTCTTTTGAACTCGCCCGACACCGATGTACAGTATTATTGCACTACTGCATTGAGCAACATTGCTGTGGATG CATCCAACCGAAAAAAGCTTGCCCAGACCGAGCCAAAACTCGTCCAAAGCCTTGTCCAGCTCATGGGCAGCCAAAGTTTGAAAGTGCAATGTCAAGCTGCACTTGCTCTGCGAAATCTTGCCAGTGACG AGAAATACCAGCTCGAAATTGTCAAGTTCGACGGTCTCAAGCcgctcctccgcctcctccactcctccttcctccccctcatcCTTTCAGCCGCAGCTTGTGTTCGCAACGTCTCAATTCACCCTGCTAACGAGTCTCCGATCATTGACTCTGGCTTCCTGCAACCACTCATTGAGCTTCTGTCATTcgacgagaacgaagagGTCCAATGTCACGCCATCTCAACCTTGCGAAACCTTGCAGCCAGTAGTGAGAGGAACAAGGGAGCTATCGTTGAAGCGGGAGCAGTGGAGAGGATCAAAGAGCTGGTCTTGACCGTTCCATTAGGGGTGCAGAGTGAAATGACAGCTTGTGTAGCGGTCTTGGCTCTtagtg ATGACCTCAAGCCTCAATTACTCGAAATGGGTATCTGCGAGGTTTTGATCCCCCTCACCAACTCTCCTAGCGTCGAGGTGCAAGGCAACAGTGCTGCTGCTTTGGgcaatctctcttccaaggCCGCGGAGGACTACGCGCCTTTCAACGCTGTCTGGAACAAACCTGACGGAGGCTTACACGCCTACCTCGTACGATTCCTCAGCAGTTCTGACATCACCTTCCAACACATAGCAGTTTGG ACTATTGTACAGCTTCTCGAAGCCGAAGACGAACAACTGACCAACAACATTCGATCCTCTCCTATTCTTATTTCATCCATTCGTCAGCTTGCCGCGTCTCCGccaccttctcgatccGGCAACCGTCGGGACCCCAATGATGTCTCACAGGGATCAGACGACGAtttcgaggatgatggtcttaccgaccaagaaggcgaaggcgaGATCGCTACTCTTGCTAGGAGGATTTTGGACCTCACAGAAGATGCTGGACacggcgaaggagaaggatcgagATTCACAGACagaggagacgatgaaAGGTCACAACAGCAAACTCAGGTCGGCAGTGTGGGATCTGAACACGCTGCGTTGAGAGCGAGCGTCCACAGAGCTTTGAGCGGGCATTGA